In Streptomyces sp. NBC_01717, one DNA window encodes the following:
- a CDS encoding PadR family transcriptional regulator, with protein sequence MDDLTEMLKGTLEGCVLEIIGSEETYGYAITRRLNDLGFADVVEGTVYTILLRLERNKLVQVTKRPSGVGPPRKFYALNDAGREELAKFWTKWQYVSSRIDRLKEGGR encoded by the coding sequence ATGGACGACCTGACGGAGATGCTGAAGGGCACGCTCGAAGGGTGCGTGCTCGAAATCATCGGCAGCGAGGAAACCTACGGGTACGCCATCACCCGCCGGCTGAACGATCTCGGCTTCGCCGACGTCGTCGAAGGGACGGTTTACACGATCTTGCTGCGACTGGAGAGGAACAAACTCGTCCAGGTGACGAAGCGACCATCCGGGGTCGGTCCGCCGCGCAAGTTCTACGCGCTCAACGACGCCGGACGCGAGGAACTCGCGAAGTTCTGGACGAAATGGCAGTACGTCTCATCACGCATCGACAGGCTCAAGGAGGGCGGGAGATGA
- a CDS encoding ABC transporter permease, whose translation MSSLPLAVRDSNTMLRRNLLHARRYPSGTLNLLLTPIMMLLLFVYIFGDVMSAGIGGGGADRSDYIAYIVPGLLLMTIGSTVIGAAVYVSMDMTEGLIARFRTMAVYRPSVLIGHVVGSVLQSVMSVVLVGTVGVAIGFRSTDATVLEWLAAFGLIVLFALALTWIAVGMGLASPNPEAASNMAMPLILLPLISSAFIPADTMPGWFQPIAEYQPFTPAIETLRGLLLGTEIGNNGWIAIAWCVGLIALGYRWSTAQFNRDPK comes from the coding sequence ATGAGCTCCCTCCCCCTCGCCGTACGCGACTCGAACACGATGCTGCGCCGCAACCTGCTACACGCGCGGCGCTACCCCTCAGGGACCCTGAACCTGCTACTCACGCCGATCATGATGCTGCTGCTCTTCGTCTACATCTTCGGCGACGTGATGAGCGCGGGCATCGGCGGCGGCGGCGCCGACCGCTCCGACTACATCGCCTACATCGTCCCGGGCTTGCTGCTGATGACCATCGGCAGCACCGTGATCGGGGCCGCGGTGTACGTCTCCATGGATATGACCGAGGGCCTCATCGCCCGCTTCCGCACGATGGCGGTCTACCGCCCTTCGGTACTCATCGGGCACGTCGTCGGCAGCGTGCTGCAATCCGTCATGAGCGTGGTCCTCGTCGGCACCGTCGGCGTGGCCATCGGCTTCCGCTCCACGGACGCAACCGTCCTGGAGTGGCTGGCAGCATTCGGGCTCATCGTGCTCTTCGCCCTGGCGCTGACCTGGATCGCAGTCGGCATGGGCCTGGCCAGCCCGAACCCCGAGGCGGCCAGCAACATGGCAATGCCGCTGATCCTCCTCCCGCTCATCTCCAGCGCCTTCATCCCGGCCGACACCATGCCCGGCTGGTTCCAGCCGATCGCCGAGTACCAGCCCTTCACCCCCGCCATCGAAACCCTCCGCGGCCTCCTCCTCGGCACCGAGATCGGCAACAACGGCTGGATCGCGATCGCCTGGTGCGTCGGCCTGATCGCGCTCGGCTACCGCTGGTCGACGGCGCAGTTCAACCGCGACCCGAAGTAA
- a CDS encoding ATP-binding cassette domain-containing protein — protein sequence MPTSRQGDGHPSPTAVSAVGLRKSYGEKLVLDGIDLRIPAGSVFALLGPNGAGKTTAVKILSTLITADAGDLNVGGHDLAADPQAVRAAIGVTGQFSAVDGLITGEENMLLMADLHHLSKSEGRRTAAELLERFDLMEAAKKPASTYSGGMKRRLDLAMTLVGNPRIIFLDEPTTGLDPRSRHNMWGIIRGLVSDGVTVFLTTQYLEEADELADRIAVLHDGRIAAEGTAEELKRLIPGGHVRLRFTDPVTYRSAADALREVSRDDEALSLSIPSDGSQRELRSILDRLDSAGIEADELTVHTPDLDDVFFALTGPTSVPNQPKETVR from the coding sequence ATGCCCACATCCAGGCAAGGCGACGGTCACCCGTCGCCGACCGCCGTCTCCGCCGTCGGGCTACGCAAGTCATACGGCGAAAAGCTCGTCCTCGACGGTATCGATCTGCGCATCCCGGCCGGGTCTGTGTTCGCGCTGCTCGGCCCGAACGGCGCCGGCAAGACCACCGCCGTGAAGATCCTGTCCACGCTCATCACCGCCGACGCCGGTGACCTGAACGTCGGCGGGCACGACCTGGCCGCCGACCCACAGGCGGTCCGTGCCGCCATCGGTGTCACCGGGCAGTTCTCTGCTGTCGACGGCCTGATCACCGGCGAGGAGAACATGCTCCTCATGGCGGATCTGCACCACCTGTCCAAGAGCGAGGGGCGGCGCACCGCCGCCGAACTCCTGGAACGCTTCGACCTGATGGAGGCCGCGAAGAAGCCCGCCTCGACCTACTCCGGCGGCATGAAACGCCGCCTCGACCTCGCGATGACGCTGGTCGGCAACCCGCGGATCATCTTCCTTGACGAGCCGACGACAGGGCTCGACCCGCGCTCCCGCCACAACATGTGGGGCATCATCCGCGGCCTCGTCTCCGACGGCGTGACCGTCTTCCTCACCACCCAGTACCTGGAGGAGGCCGACGAACTCGCCGACCGCATCGCTGTATTGCATGACGGCAGGATCGCCGCCGAGGGCACCGCCGAGGAGCTCAAGCGGCTCATCCCGGGCGGGCACGTCCGGCTCCGCTTCACCGACCCGGTCACGTACCGGTCCGCCGCTGACGCCCTGCGCGAGGTCAGCCGGGACGACGAGGCACTGTCGCTGTCCATCCCCAGCGACGGCAGTCAGCGCGAACTGCGCTCCATCCTCGACCGGCTCGACTCCGCCGGCATCGAGGCGGACGAACTGACCGTCCATACCCCCGACCTCGACGACGTGTTCTTCGCCCTGACCGGCCCAACCAGCGTCCCCAACCAGCCCAAGGAGACCGTCCGATGA
- a CDS encoding roadblock/LC7 domain-containing protein, whose amino-acid sequence MATDMPSGQVSDLDWLLSGLVQRVPYTRSAVLLSADGLVKSLHGMDADSADHMAALAAGLYSLGRSAGARFGDNGEVRQVVVELDSTLLFVSTAGSGTCLAVLAGREADAAVLGYEMTMLVKSVRPYLMTPARQAAGAPSATGL is encoded by the coding sequence ATGGCGACCGATATGCCGTCCGGTCAGGTCTCGGACCTCGACTGGCTGCTGAGCGGGCTGGTACAGCGTGTGCCGTACACGCGCAGTGCGGTCCTGCTCTCCGCCGACGGGCTGGTGAAATCCCTCCACGGCATGGACGCCGACAGCGCCGACCACATGGCGGCGCTGGCCGCCGGCCTGTACTCCCTCGGCCGCAGCGCCGGAGCGCGCTTCGGTGACAACGGAGAGGTCCGCCAGGTGGTGGTGGAGCTCGACTCGACGCTGCTGTTCGTCTCCACCGCCGGTTCCGGCACCTGTCTCGCCGTCCTCGCCGGACGTGAAGCGGATGCCGCGGTGCTCGGTTATGAGATGACCATGCTGGTCAAGAGCGTCCGGCCGTATCTGATGACCCCGGCCAGACAAGCGGCCGGGGCACCGAGCGCCACGGGACTGTGA
- a CDS encoding ATP-binding protein has translation MSQLRAPEARPERREGGRHGRPGARAHSAAARPRAAQLSPDARIRPQIFRTAVLPAIAVALCGAAAVIITVRSTSAPMTTPLWTALGGSAALAVAAVVAAFLGANRVATTVLGRCLALRRASAQGQAELQRVVEQLRNGEPLPARRPPQPAPPGSDAFDLLAQEMGRSHEGAVAAVVQASRLTHESGEEQRVEVFVNLARRLQSLVHREIQLLDELENEVEDPDLLKGLFHVDHLATRIRRHAENLAVLGGAVSRRQWSNPVTMTEVLRSAIAEVEHYPRVKLVPPIDGTLRGHAVADVIHLLAELVENATVFSAPHTQVLLRAQHVTAGLALEVEDRGLGMPANEQKRMNTLLADPDRVNVAHLLQDGRIGLFVVASLARRHGIAVRLQSNIYGGTQAVLVLPQSLLGVEGDAPTTADAASVPPPGPVHRPPAQNDTARRRDLGPAPAQNRQPQVTSQPLRLHQPPQQLRRQGEAPPLPLRVESVNRSIPADARPGVQRPDDAIPALQPDPGVVRGTMGRPQLPRRANQEHLVPQLREAPAPRTEDEQPVLHDPGLMASFRRGIELAEARSVSDADTAQAPDGTRDAPAPQAWQPPAPLEPLPVRGVTAPAEPSHPAPDPLETNTLKE, from the coding sequence ATGTCTCAACTTCGCGCACCCGAAGCGCGACCGGAACGCCGAGAAGGCGGGCGGCACGGCCGGCCGGGGGCCCGTGCCCACTCGGCCGCCGCCAGGCCACGCGCCGCACAGCTGTCCCCCGATGCCCGCATACGACCCCAGATCTTCCGCACGGCCGTGCTGCCGGCCATCGCCGTCGCACTGTGCGGCGCCGCAGCAGTCATCATCACCGTCCGCTCCACGAGTGCCCCGATGACCACCCCGCTCTGGACCGCGCTGGGCGGATCCGCGGCGCTGGCCGTCGCCGCTGTGGTCGCCGCGTTCCTCGGCGCCAACCGGGTCGCCACCACCGTCCTCGGCCGTTGTCTGGCCCTGCGCCGTGCCAGTGCCCAGGGGCAGGCCGAACTGCAGCGGGTGGTGGAGCAGTTGCGCAACGGCGAACCGTTGCCCGCGCGGCGGCCCCCGCAGCCCGCGCCACCCGGCAGCGACGCCTTCGACCTGCTCGCGCAGGAAATGGGCCGCTCGCACGAAGGGGCTGTGGCCGCAGTCGTGCAGGCCTCCCGGCTCACCCATGAATCGGGCGAGGAACAGCGGGTCGAGGTCTTCGTCAATCTCGCCCGCCGGCTCCAGTCGCTCGTACACCGTGAGATTCAGCTGCTGGACGAGCTGGAGAACGAGGTCGAGGACCCCGATCTGCTCAAGGGCCTGTTCCACGTCGACCATCTCGCCACCCGCATCCGCCGGCATGCGGAGAACCTCGCCGTCCTCGGCGGCGCCGTCTCCCGGCGGCAGTGGAGCAACCCGGTCACCATGACCGAGGTGCTGCGCTCGGCGATCGCCGAGGTCGAGCACTATCCACGGGTCAAGCTCGTGCCACCGATCGACGGCACGCTGCGCGGGCACGCCGTGGCCGATGTGATCCATCTGCTGGCCGAACTCGTGGAGAACGCCACCGTGTTCTCCGCCCCGCACACCCAGGTGCTGTTGCGCGCCCAGCACGTCACGGCAGGGCTCGCCCTGGAGGTCGAGGACCGCGGACTCGGCATGCCGGCCAACGAACAGAAGCGGATGAACACCCTGCTCGCCGATCCCGACCGGGTCAACGTCGCCCATCTGCTGCAGGACGGCCGGATCGGACTGTTCGTCGTCGCGTCACTGGCCCGCAGGCACGGCATCGCGGTCCGGCTGCAGAGCAACATCTACGGCGGCACACAGGCCGTACTGGTGCTGCCGCAGTCCCTGCTCGGGGTCGAAGGGGACGCGCCCACGACGGCCGACGCCGCATCGGTCCCGCCGCCCGGCCCCGTACACCGGCCACCGGCCCAGAACGACACCGCCCGCCGGCGGGACCTGGGCCCCGCGCCGGCCCAGAACCGGCAGCCGCAGGTAACCAGTCAGCCGCTGCGGCTGCATCAGCCACCGCAGCAGTTGCGAAGGCAGGGCGAAGCACCACCGCTGCCGCTGCGTGTCGAGAGCGTCAACCGGTCCATCCCCGCCGATGCCCGCCCCGGCGTCCAGCGCCCGGACGACGCGATTCCGGCTCTCCAGCCCGACCCCGGAGTCGTCCGCGGCACCATGGGGCGGCCCCAACTCCCCAGGCGCGCCAACCAGGAACACCTGGTCCCACAGCTCAGGGAGGCGCCCGCGCCGCGCACCGAGGACGAACAACCTGTCCTGCACGACCCGGGCCTGATGGCGTCCTTCCGCCGGGGCATCGAGCTCGCCGAGGCCCGCAGCGTGTCGGACGCCGACACCGCGCAGGCCCCGGACGGCACCCGCGACGCGCCCGCACCGCAGGCCTGGCAACCGCCGGCCCCACTCGAACCGCTGCCGGTCCGCGGAGTCACCGCGCCCGCCGAACCGTCGCACCCCGCCCCGGACCCTCTCGAAACGAACACCCTCAAGGAGTAG
- a CDS encoding cytochrome P450, which translates to MNQTSIWQQILDHSHRADPYPLYAELRKTPVVRVEDGSYVVSTYREIVALLHDPRLSSDMRNLPELAAGASARGLDEGPATLPPSFILTDAPEHDRLRRLLTRNFGPPHRPGRIDSMIPHMFEIVTGEIDGFVGKDRSGTTRVDIVDDFAYPFPVTVICQLLGVPREDESRFQAMSDAVVQAGDPSTGGIVERQQRRAKAVADLGQYFAELLDARHGRRGDDLLSGLLSGDGDETPMSPEEILSNAALLLVAGHETTVNLVTNGMLTLLRHPEVLDRLRRGDEPDLAARVVEELLRYEPPVQILSNSRNTLDDIEIAGTTIPKGSPVVLVLASGSRDPDFVPDPDRFDPDREHNEHLGFGGGIHYCFGAPLARPETQIALTELAHRLKNPRLVVDPPPYRASPSLRGPRHLLVDLDGVNPGLHRPP; encoded by the coding sequence ATGAACCAGACCAGCATCTGGCAGCAGATCCTCGACCACTCCCACCGCGCCGACCCGTACCCGCTCTACGCCGAGCTGCGCAAGACGCCCGTGGTACGGGTGGAGGACGGGAGCTATGTCGTGAGCACCTACCGGGAGATCGTCGCCCTGCTCCACGACCCGAGGCTCAGCTCGGACATGCGTAACCTCCCCGAGCTGGCCGCCGGGGCGTCGGCGCGAGGGCTCGACGAGGGCCCGGCCACGCTCCCGCCCAGTTTCATCCTGACCGACGCACCCGAGCACGACCGGCTCCGGCGGTTGCTGACGCGGAACTTCGGCCCACCGCACCGTCCCGGTCGCATCGACAGCATGATTCCCCACATGTTCGAGATCGTGACCGGCGAGATCGACGGCTTCGTGGGGAAGGACCGGTCGGGCACGACCCGGGTCGACATCGTCGACGACTTCGCCTACCCCTTCCCGGTGACGGTGATCTGCCAGCTGCTGGGAGTCCCGCGCGAGGACGAATCACGATTCCAGGCAATGTCCGACGCGGTCGTCCAGGCCGGCGACCCGAGCACCGGCGGGATCGTGGAGCGGCAACAAAGGCGCGCGAAGGCCGTCGCCGACCTCGGCCAGTACTTCGCCGAGCTCCTCGACGCCCGCCACGGCCGACGGGGCGACGATCTGCTCTCCGGACTTCTCAGCGGCGACGGCGACGAGACGCCGATGTCACCCGAGGAGATACTGAGCAACGCGGCCCTGCTGCTCGTCGCCGGCCACGAGACGACCGTCAACCTCGTCACCAACGGCATGCTCACCCTCCTGCGCCACCCCGAGGTACTCGACCGGCTACGCCGCGGCGACGAACCCGATCTGGCCGCCCGGGTGGTCGAGGAACTCCTGCGCTACGAACCACCGGTGCAGATTTTGTCCAACAGCCGGAACACCCTCGACGACATCGAGATCGCCGGCACCACCATCCCCAAGGGTTCACCGGTCGTACTCGTGCTCGCCTCCGGCAGTCGCGACCCCGACTTCGTTCCGGACCCCGACCGCTTCGACCCCGACCGCGAGCACAACGAGCACCTCGGCTTCGGCGGCGGCATCCACTACTGCTTCGGAGCCCCACTGGCCCGTCCCGAGACGCAGATCGCCCTCACCGAGCTGGCGCACCGGCTGAAGAACCCCCGACTCGTCGTCGACCCGCCGCCCTACCGTGCGAGTCCGTCCCTGCGTGGCCCCCGTCACCTCCTCGTCGACCTCGACGGCGTCAACCCCGGACTGCACCGCCCACCATGA
- a CDS encoding lamin tail domain-containing protein, whose amino-acid sequence MTLSGLLITGMLAAQSAAAADPAGYPNVRINEVTSSNNDTVELYNTGSTAVSISGWKMSDDSFSPQTFSPSSSTIPAGGFVSFNSPKGLGDSDKLVIYTSGGTVVDRVEWATDKAKPAMARCGGDGSGAWVTTTSATTFGASNASGCPSSIPAASRVRINEVTSNGSDTVELYNGGTSAVSVGSWKYVDNDTSHSAASISSSSPSATSIPAGGYVTFNSTIGLGDNDSAFLVDNNGNSIDSVTWATDGAKPSDERCTNGSGWFRTATTATLGSANSCSGSGDGGGGDETGHLLGGGGSLTSGCTPEAAGGTGSTPTGTLAWPGGLDVTIADNVCAFTTSTGPEGRDLSGLAFDPAHPSVLWAAKNKNWLYKLAKSNGKWIPDSSWSATGKQIRFAGGSGEPDAEGLTVGSNGHIYVTSERDNTKNTAPKDTILEFDPAATGSTLTPVHQWDMTSQFPQLNTGDKDDANLGFEGVGYVPDSWLTANGWVDPRTGAAYNPANYPLHGSGLFFAGLEYDGTLHVYGLNSDGTFTTFGAIATGKASVMDVTFDAGTQRLIATCDNTCGETHTFMKVNASGALVPDVTYKNPAVMPTENLEGFAIAPTSTCVSGFREAVWSDDGIYGFGSGSSSYGHALYSGTFPC is encoded by the coding sequence TTGACGCTTTCAGGACTGCTCATCACAGGGATGCTGGCCGCTCAGTCTGCGGCTGCCGCGGACCCGGCCGGCTACCCGAACGTTCGGATCAACGAAGTCACCTCGTCGAACAACGACACGGTGGAGCTGTACAACACCGGCTCGACCGCAGTCAGCATCAGCGGCTGGAAGATGTCCGACGACAGCTTCTCGCCGCAGACGTTCAGCCCGTCCTCCAGCACGATCCCGGCGGGCGGCTTCGTCAGCTTCAACTCGCCCAAGGGGCTCGGTGACTCGGACAAGCTGGTGATCTACACGTCCGGCGGCACGGTGGTCGACCGCGTCGAGTGGGCGACCGACAAGGCGAAGCCGGCGATGGCGCGTTGCGGCGGCGACGGCTCCGGGGCGTGGGTGACCACGACCTCGGCGACCACGTTCGGCGCCTCGAACGCCTCGGGCTGCCCGTCGTCGATCCCGGCGGCGAGCCGGGTGCGGATCAACGAGGTCACCTCGAACGGCTCCGACACCGTGGAGCTGTACAACGGCGGAACGAGCGCGGTCAGTGTCGGGTCGTGGAAGTACGTCGACAACGACACCTCCCACTCCGCGGCCTCGATCTCGTCCTCCTCGCCGAGCGCGACCAGCATCCCCGCGGGCGGCTACGTCACGTTCAACTCCACCATCGGACTGGGCGACAACGACTCGGCCTTCCTCGTCGACAACAACGGCAACAGCATCGACTCGGTGACCTGGGCGACCGACGGTGCCAAGCCGTCGGACGAGCGCTGCACCAACGGCAGCGGCTGGTTCCGGACCGCCACGACCGCGACGCTCGGCAGCGCGAACTCCTGCTCCGGCAGCGGCGATGGTGGCGGCGGCGATGAGACCGGACACTTGCTGGGCGGCGGAGGCTCGCTCACCAGCGGCTGCACCCCCGAGGCGGCCGGCGGCACGGGTTCCACCCCGACGGGCACCCTGGCGTGGCCGGGCGGCCTTGACGTCACGATCGCGGACAACGTCTGCGCGTTCACCACGTCCACCGGCCCGGAAGGCCGGGACCTGAGCGGCTTGGCCTTCGACCCGGCGCACCCGTCGGTGCTGTGGGCCGCCAAGAACAAGAACTGGCTGTACAAGCTGGCCAAGAGCAACGGCAAGTGGATCCCGGACTCGTCGTGGAGCGCGACCGGCAAGCAGATCCGCTTCGCGGGCGGCTCCGGCGAGCCGGACGCAGAGGGTCTGACGGTCGGCAGTAACGGCCACATCTACGTGACCTCCGAGCGCGACAACACCAAGAACACGGCGCCCAAGGACACGATCCTGGAGTTCGACCCGGCGGCGACCGGCTCGACGCTGACGCCGGTTCACCAGTGGGACATGACCTCGCAGTTCCCGCAGCTCAACACCGGCGACAAGGACGACGCCAACCTGGGCTTCGAGGGCGTCGGCTACGTGCCGGACAGTTGGCTGACCGCGAACGGCTGGGTCGACCCGCGCACCGGCGCCGCCTACAACCCGGCGAACTACCCGCTGCACGGGTCGGGCCTGTTCTTCGCCGGCCTGGAGTATGACGGCACGTTGCACGTCTACGGCCTGAACTCCGACGGCACGTTCACCACGTTCGGCGCGATCGCGACCGGCAAGGCCTCCGTGATGGACGTGACGTTCGACGCCGGAACCCAGCGCCTCATCGCGACCTGCGACAACACGTGCGGCGAGACGCACACCTTCATGAAGGTCAACGCCTCCGGTGCGCTCGTGCCGGACGTGACCTACAAGAACCCGGCCGTCATGCCGACCGAGAACCTGGAGGGCTTCGCGATCGCGCCGACCTCGACCTGCGTCAGCGGCTTCCGCGAAGCCGTCTGGAGCGACGACGGCATCTACGGTTTCGGCTCCGGAAGCTCCTCCTACGGACACGCCCTCTACAGCGGCACCTTCCCCTGCTGA
- a CDS encoding GAF domain-containing protein has product MSRHATGRPLLTPVDRDASVRTRRLRMLGLGERGDTSFHSFDAFADKVAEVTDVPYSMVNFIDGNRQFFAGLHTPAGTCTGSDLGVTAAGSGRGGRYMALDHGYCPHVVARRKALVLEDVCDYPRFAGNPVVDEIGIRSYLGAPLIDRTGVALGAVCAVDTVPRPWGRAGLDTIKSLAQELIGHIHRREDNQGIKP; this is encoded by the coding sequence GTGAGCCGACACGCGACCGGACGGCCGCTGCTGACCCCCGTCGACCGCGATGCCTCTGTCCGCACCCGACGGCTGCGGATGCTCGGGCTCGGGGAGCGGGGCGACACCTCGTTCCACAGCTTCGACGCGTTCGCCGACAAGGTGGCCGAAGTGACCGATGTGCCGTATTCGATGGTCAACTTCATTGACGGGAACCGGCAGTTCTTCGCCGGTCTGCACACCCCGGCCGGCACCTGCACCGGTTCCGATCTGGGTGTCACGGCTGCGGGCAGCGGCCGTGGCGGCCGCTACATGGCGCTCGACCACGGCTACTGCCCGCATGTCGTCGCGCGGCGCAAGGCACTGGTCCTGGAGGACGTCTGCGACTACCCGCGATTCGCCGGAAACCCGGTCGTCGACGAGATAGGTATCCGTTCCTATCTGGGGGCGCCGCTCATCGACCGTACGGGCGTCGCACTGGGCGCCGTCTGCGCCGTCGACACCGTGCCCCGCCCCTGGGGGCGGGCCGGCCTCGACACGATCAAGTCCCTGGCGCAGGAACTTATCGGGCACATCCACCGACGGGAGGACAACCAGGGCATCAAGCCCTGA
- a CDS encoding DUF742 domain-containing protein — MSAQQDGPLLDDAAGRLIRPYTVSDGRTRPTTVLDLLSLVMATGTDPQTHLGPEHSVALGLCGGPTSVAEIAAHLRLPAVVTKVLVSDLVDCGAVTAHPPAFHDMPTDRSLLEAVLDGLRRQL; from the coding sequence GTGTCGGCCCAGCAGGACGGGCCGTTGCTCGACGATGCGGCCGGCCGGCTCATCCGTCCGTACACCGTGAGCGACGGCCGTACCCGTCCGACGACCGTGCTCGACCTGCTCTCCCTGGTGATGGCCACGGGCACCGATCCGCAGACCCATCTCGGCCCCGAGCACTCCGTGGCGCTGGGGCTGTGCGGCGGCCCCACCTCGGTCGCCGAGATCGCCGCGCATCTGCGGCTGCCCGCGGTCGTCACCAAGGTGCTCGTCTCCGACCTGGTGGACTGCGGCGCAGTCACCGCGCATCCGCCGGCCTTTCATGACATGCCCACCGACCGATCCCTGCTGGAGGCAGTGCTCGATGGCTTACGACGACAGCTCTGA
- a CDS encoding DUF1048 domain-containing protein, with product MNFWETITGSDLTREWKAFEARAEALPDEYRVAWEQIKGHLFPHGSFTGRNLMPILDAALGLLEETAADGQSVHEVLGDDIRGFCTALAGGEGARTYRDRWREQLNRNVARKLSRLGG from the coding sequence ATGAACTTCTGGGAGACCATCACAGGCAGCGATCTCACCAGGGAATGGAAGGCGTTCGAAGCCCGGGCCGAGGCCCTGCCGGACGAATACCGGGTGGCGTGGGAACAGATCAAGGGCCACCTCTTCCCCCATGGGAGCTTCACCGGCCGCAACCTGATGCCGATCCTCGACGCAGCCCTGGGGCTGCTCGAAGAAACAGCGGCCGACGGGCAGAGCGTCCACGAGGTGCTCGGCGACGACATCCGAGGCTTTTGCACGGCACTGGCCGGTGGAGAAGGGGCCCGAACCTATCGCGACCGGTGGCGCGAGCAGTTGAACAGGAACGTCGCAAGGAAATTGAGCCGGCTAGGAGGCTGA
- a CDS encoding DUF1048 domain-containing protein yields the protein MGIQDIIEGKKQWRAHMARVKALPPDYQIVYKEIQKYLFKVGPIDLPDGPLLPGIVDFFEEGAAAGKGVLQLIGSDVAAFCDDLVKDSRTYADVYQESISREPGTAGK from the coding sequence GTGGGCATCCAGGACATCATCGAGGGCAAGAAGCAGTGGCGGGCGCACATGGCTCGAGTCAAGGCGCTCCCGCCGGACTACCAGATCGTCTACAAGGAGATTCAGAAATACCTGTTCAAGGTCGGACCGATCGACCTTCCTGACGGGCCCCTGCTCCCCGGGATCGTCGACTTCTTCGAGGAGGGCGCCGCCGCGGGCAAGGGGGTCTTGCAACTCATCGGCAGCGACGTCGCCGCGTTCTGCGACGACCTGGTCAAGGACTCACGCACCTATGCGGACGTCTACCAGGAGTCCATCAGCAGGGAACCCGGCACGGCCGGGAAGTAG
- a CDS encoding GTP-binding protein — MAYDDSSDGFGGSPGGDGTGDTEYFPVALKVLVAGGFGVGKTTFVGAVSEIAPLSTEELLTQVSAATDSLEGIESKTATTVAMDFGRITLDEQHVLYLFGTPGQERFWFMWDELSQGALGAVVLADTRRLEECFPAVDFFERRGIGFIVAVNEFDGSYRYGPEEVRAALDLGPDVPVVLCDARIASSGTGALVTLVQHLINATSAPAPLSGFGSHP, encoded by the coding sequence ATGGCTTACGACGACAGCTCTGACGGCTTCGGCGGATCGCCCGGGGGTGACGGCACCGGGGACACCGAGTACTTCCCCGTCGCACTCAAGGTCCTGGTGGCGGGCGGCTTCGGCGTCGGCAAGACGACGTTCGTGGGCGCGGTCAGCGAGATCGCACCGCTGAGCACGGAAGAGCTGCTCACCCAGGTCAGCGCGGCGACCGACAGCCTCGAGGGGATCGAGTCCAAGACCGCGACCACGGTCGCCATGGACTTCGGCCGCATCACCCTCGACGAGCAGCATGTGCTCTATCTGTTCGGTACCCCGGGCCAGGAGCGCTTCTGGTTCATGTGGGACGAGCTCTCCCAGGGCGCGCTGGGCGCGGTCGTGCTGGCGGACACCCGGAGACTCGAGGAGTGCTTCCCGGCCGTCGACTTCTTCGAACGGCGCGGCATCGGATTCATCGTCGCCGTCAACGAGTTCGACGGCTCCTACCGCTACGGCCCTGAGGAGGTACGTGCCGCGCTCGACCTCGGGCCCGACGTGCCCGTCGTCCTCTGCGACGCCCGGATCGCCAGCTCGGGCACGGGAGCGCTGGTCACGCTGGTGCAGCACTTGATCAACGCCACCTCCGCACCGGCCCCGCTCTCCGGCTTCGGATCCCATCCGTGA